The DNA window AAATAAGAATAATCATTCGAACGAACAATCAAGATTAATTATGAAGCGAATTTTAATAACGATTAGGACAAGTAAATATGAGATTCATCGCAGCAATATGTTACGACCTGGCTTTTTAATTGAGGTTAAGAGTTCTCGATCTCAAGGATCAAATGgaaaatttgtgatcaaaatgCAGCGAAAgaattatgagaaaaaaaattcaatattataagagaataaaaaacaaagatgagaaaagaatattattaatatatatctaacCGTCCAAGACAGAGTGAAAGACAAAAAGAATTAACTAAAATCAGTTTTgtgaataacaaaaaaaacgAACAAAACAGAATTTTAGAACCGAAAACAGAAACCCAACACCAATATGTATAGCCCAAGTGCTCAATTGAACCTTGGATCGGAATCGATGTGAACTATTCCGGCAACATTCTCAGCGAATTTAAAGCAAAGGCTTatgtcattttctctaaacataGCTACAAAGCTGATATCTTTTCGATTGTCAAGAcatgtctttttttttattgttcaaCTCTGAATTCAAggttaaatttaattatcatgaAACTAATTATACCATGTAATTTGAAATTAACTTTTGGTCTTTATTTGTAATAACATTActagtatttataaaataatttatttttatcaaagaaaaaaaaattcaaatataaaattgatttaCAATCACACTTAAGAGGAActcatttttaaatgataatatagaggaaaaaaaaataaggatgaaaaaatttattaacaCAATCACATGGAATGAGCCACAATCAATCCCGACTGTTTTGAGCTGGCAAAAAAACGAATATGGTACAACTAAATAGGGCATGGAACTGAACAAAACAAcgaaattaaaatgaatttcgCAAAAAAAGACGACGAATATGGTACAACTAAATAGGGCATGGAACTGAACAAAACAtcaaaattgaattgaatttccAAGTTTTCATTTTATCTCGGATAAACAAAGAGacgtgcatatatatatatattaaagaatcTCAGATAGAAATAACAACATAGGATAAACAATGGTGTCTCATTTATTGAAGTTATTATGTCTTTCTAATGTAATAACATAACTGATTAAAGAGAAGAATTCAAGCTGCATTAGAAATAGCTTCTTCTGCGCAATTCTCAGCGTGGTCAGGAAAGCTGGGTGGTTTTGGTACCAATCCAAGCACCTTAAACATGAGCTGATCCGAATCAAAGTCGTTATTAGGAGTTGTCAACAGTTTCTCACCTGTGAAGATGGAATTAGCTCCAGCTAGAAAGCATAATGCCTGTTCAGCCATGGAAAACTTAACTCTCCCAGCTGACAGCCTGACCATTGCGTTTGGCATAACTATTCGAGCTGTACCAATCATCCTGATCATCTCCCATATTTCAACCGGCTGAACACATAAAACAAGTCATGTTGTGAATTCTATACGTAACACGATATCAGATTAATGTGAGACAGTTAAGTTTCACCTTTTGATCTTCAAGGGGAGTGCCTTTGACCGCAAGAAGAGCATTGATAGGAACACTCTCTGGGTGTGTAGGGAGTGTTGCCAATGTATGTAGTAAACCCACACGATCATCTTCTGCTTCTCCAAGCCCAATTATTCCACCTATGAATACAAACCAATATGAATTAGCCATTAATTACATCATGAATTACTTGTTAGCTAAGGTCAGATACTTCTCATCCTCATTCCATATTGAATCCTGAAATCTaggaaattaagtgttgaatgaatggatgaatgatGAATTTTAAGTGTCAAAAATAAACTTCCAAATGTACCAAATGTTAACTCATGAATCATTAAGTACTTCATTTGTAAGTTGATTTCAAGGGTTAAAGTTGTATTTCGTTCTTACTATATTACCGATTTAAGTCATGATTTTCTAGCTTAATTTTTAGTTGAATCTGAATAATGAagtgattttaaataacaattatcaaattaagttgATTCATGAGGTAAAAAAAGGTGTTATTAATGaatatagttaatatttttaccTGAACAGACATTTATCCCAGCTTCACGGACATGTTTAAGTGTCTCCAGGCGTTCATCGTAACTTCTTGTTGTTATTATATTTGGGTAGTACTCTCTTGAAGTATCAAGATTGTGATTGTAAGCTGTAAGACCTGCATTCTTCAGTTCCAAAGCTTGCTGTTGTTCTAACATACCCAAGGTGCAGCAGACCTCCATACCCATGCCCCTGACAAATCATAGATTATAATAATCAATGAAtgaatacaatttttttatataaatctacCGACTACAGATGCTCCCAATGCCTTTCCAGTACTAAAACTATTTGGTAAAGTTAAAATGTATATAACATTAATGAACTTTTATGATAAAAACACTTGATTATGGTAGAAATCAGTTCTTTCTTGGACAAAATTGTGGATGAACTAACAAATAATCCTCAGATTGACTAGAggattgaaattgattttacCTTATTTGTTTTACATATTCCAAGATCTGGTTGAAATTAGTCTTTCTTCCCACTGTGTCTCTCCATGCAGCGCCCATGCAGAATCGAGTGCTGCCAGCTTCCTTTGCCTGAAAAAATCACAGTCCTTATGTGATGCTACTGATCAAggattattaattaacattgcTATTTTCCTCTCAGAAATTAGAATGGGTGTATGTCTGTTTTCCCAAATTAACAAGTTTAAACTCAAGATGCCTCTGCTTGTGCTATCAAAGTATTAAGATTTCAGGTGacgataaaataaaaatcaactaTGACAATACTTGGAAATATAATGAAAGAAAGTACAGCTGCTTTATTGAAGAACACTACTATAGACAATATTCAAATGCTATGTATTGAAAGATCCTTATGAATGGTGAACTGCATCAAAATCTAATATGTAACATGTACAATATGCTGTTCAGATTGGTAGATGAATACGCTTGTATTTATTAATGCAAACATCTTACttctattataattaattatatatttgagaatttctTTAAAAAGAAGGGGTGGAAGGAAGCAAAAATGTTCAATTTGACCATGTCAACACTTAATTAGTGAAGTTTTAATTGACTATCTGCACATTTTAACTAGTAATTAACATGTCTCAAGCATTTAAAACAATACtactattattttgttttttcttttcttctcctttttCATAGGCAAAACTAGGGATTCACTTATGCAAGGGAAtagttaaaaatgtgtttaataaagtaaaattttgacaaaattCTCTGACAAATAGAATTCACCAAACCACAAACTTGTGAAAACGACAAAAGTTCTTGTATTGTCACCCTACACTACTGAAACCAAGGATTCATTCTCCCTCAGTTTTCTTGCTACCTTACATCATTTGTCTTGTTCTTGTAAAGTTTTGCTTCCACAGTGAAGCCAAATATCAGGATAATGGAATTGGATTGGGTAAAAAATGTACCTTACTTGCTGCTTCAAGAACAGTATCCTTGTTCATAAGCTTTTGGGCTTTAACCCCTGTATCATATCTAGAAGACTGAGGGCAATAAGAGCAATCTTCACTACAACCTCCAGTCTTAATAGACAATAGAGTACACTGCTGTACTTCCCTAAAATTGTGAGCACTTCGATGAACCTGAGCCTACAACAAGATTAAGCCAACCTATTAACACAACACTAAGAAAGCATTGAGTGTAGAACAGCCAAAATCGAGATTAGAAAATAGAAAACCAAAACTACCCATTAATCATGTATTCAATAAAGTTTGAGTAACCACCAGTATTCATCCTTAACAATTTTATAGTTTGATTCTTGTTGTTGataaatattgtaaatttaGAAATACTTAAGTTGGGTTGTTAGTTTGTAACACGGATAATAGTTAAAGGGTTAGTTTACAAAATTAGACAATAGACAAGCATTAGCGGGAATTAACCCGATTTAGCAGCTAATGATAGAATTACAATTTTTCCTCTCATCTCTCTCGCCGCAGACGAAGCGAACCCTAGCGTTTACAATTTGAACAGATTGATCGATTCTCATCGATGGATCTGTTGTTTACGAAATGATTATCAAATTCTATTGTAAGTACACATGCAAATCGAGAAAGAGTTATATGCATACCCCATGGAAGAGAAGATCTAGAACGGGAGAATCGTATATGGATTTGACCTCATCTTTGGTCCAGTCGTTCCTTTGTCCTTGTCGGACAGTTCGGTCTGCATGAATAGCGGCAGCGGAAGGGGATGTGGAGTAGGAGGAATACTTGTAGGGAAGTATCCATCGAAATGTCCGTCGACCATTCGAGCTAATTGACCTAAGTAAGCTCATTTCTAGCTGCAGAGGTAACAGTAGAGAgaagtagagagagagagagagagagagagagagagagtagagAGCTTGAAATTGTCGCTGGTTTTGGTAGGTGGCAAAGGGTTTCGAGGCTTCTTAAGTGAAGAAGAAAAGGGTGTGAAGGAAAGAGGAAGAAGACAGAGGAGGAGGGAAGTTTGAAAGCTTTatgttctaattatttttattttttccaaaagCAATAATAAGTTACTTAAACTAAATATCTTAATGGATTTGGTAAAgtataatcatattatttatttttgaaaaatactaacttttattatataaaaaaaacgttCAAACGATACaaaattatgagaaaaaataaataaataagaaaacaacgtaaaaattataaatgtcaaTAAGATCGAAAAAATTTCATCTCGTATAAGTCTCTCATTTTCGGATAGAAGCGAACGCGTGTAACATAAATCATTTGATACGCTTGTATCCATAATTTTTCTCTTCAAAAACTcttctatttctttctttctagatTGTCCACTACATGATGAGGAAAATTGGTTTACCGGAGGTTCTGCAGAAGAGCCCACATGCTCTTGACAAAGTCACAATGAAGAAGAATGTGATCAATGGATTATTCACTTTTCAAACAAATGTTGCATCTGTTAGCGAGatgaaatctttttttttagtttgttagTTGTGAAGACTCCTCCATTGATAACTTTCCAACCAAAAAACGAGATTTTTAATGGAATTTTTTATTTCCACACCTTTTTTCAAGGAAGTCGGGATGGAGTTTTTTTGAGAGACGCATGATAAAtgtaattagttttaaaatcgGGAGAGCCGGATAGAGAAAACTTATCGTCAGTCTTTAGGTCAATTAAAACTTGTTTAGATGAGTCTACCCAAAGATAATTCTTAAATGTGTGTTCATTCTGCTGGACCACCGATGCAGGGATAAGGAAGAGTGACATAGTGAATGTTGGGATTGTGGCGAGGAGTTCTTAATAAGGACCAACCTGCCGCTTTTAAAGAGAAGTTTGTTTTTCCAAAGAGCCAACATATTTCCCATTTTCTCGATGATAGTATTCTAAATATCCTTGCAACTGAATTTGGCGCCGAGAAAGAAGCCAAGATACTTTGATGGGAGAGAACAAATTCTGAACCCCATAATTTTAGTCAATAACTGGGTGTTATGAACGTTACCCATAAAAAAAAGTTCAGACTTTTCTCTATTAATCTTCAACCTAGAGCATGCCtacaaaaaaataagatatagtcataattcttttacaaataaatattaacttatcgtatttatcaaataaagttCAAACTTCAATCGATTTATTATAGCTCAAACTTTGAATTGTGTCACATCATATTTTAACTATCTCAATTTTATCCATTTAAGACTCTCACAAACAAATGAACACTAGTTTTCTTgttttaaatagtattttttttttaaactaatataccACATTtctaaatacaaaaaaaaataatcattttttcaattattcttagacattacacattttttaaagCATTCGATGTATATTCGACAATTTGATACgcgtatatttaaaaaacaatttaaaacacaaatacatTCAAATTGGTAAACCGTACACAAAGTTGTCGATATCAAATACCAAATTTATCACTCTTcaatttttcttcaatatttctttaaaaattatgttctaAAATCAGGATTTCTATCTGATTAAATTTAGCTCAGAACATTAGGATCAATGAAGTAGTGGGCAAttgctttattattattatttttttataaatgaggATTTAATAGGTTATTAAATCCATGCCCATTCGACATCAAGTTTTAAGCTACAAAATGGACCAAAACAGATAAATTTAAAGGGCGAAGGAAAGAGAGATCTTTGAGTAACAGAGATTCCGATTCAACTTCTCCAACAAAAAACCAATATAGTGAAGCTTGCCTATTAGACGTTCTATAAGAGTTTtatgttatctatatatatctaataacgcttaatttaaaatgttggaggtgtTTTACACGCTCTTTCCTAAATCATCCACAAATCagataatttctctttcctaatttatttattttaattagtttctctctcctaatatatatatatatatacatatttatatacataaatttctttcctaatatatatatatatatatatatatttcagtatttttttctctttttaccatataaatatttatatttttttcacactaataatataaaatattgttttattaataatttttatattaaaatatataatattacataacatatttatttttatatttaataataacaatatataaaataatgctcatcatatattaataaataattctactactctatttttcttaattaaattatattaatattaattcaaaattttcattaaatatcaattataaaacctccaacaaaaacgtataataaaatattaattataaaacctcccacataaaatattaattataaaacctcccACAatgaattctcattaatttagtattaaatattaattataaaatcttaccATTAAACcagacttttcattttcttctccacccaaacttttcattttcttctctacccaaatatttttatacttataaataatcACATCAACAAAGTCCAACTGCAACAACCACGTCAACAAACACTAATAATTTCTTCCTCCTCTCTTACTCTTCTTTTcttaaaatactaatattttcTTCCTCCTCTCTTACTCttcttttcttaaaaattgtgTTTGTCTGGTTAAAGCAGATGGGGAGATATTACAACCGAGAATATTCAACTCGGAGTCCCTATGGATTGTTGAGCACGATTGGATCATCTGATTCTGGCCAATTACATTAGAAAATGCGTAAAGTTTCAGATAGCAACGATAAATGTTACATCTTTGAAAGGGGAGAAGGTTTGGTGATGGCAATGGCGTCAACTGCGATTCTAGAGCCGATTGTAAGATTTGCTAAAGAAGCTGTGAAGGGGGTAGAGAACTGGTTATCTGATGCATGGTTATCTGATTCAGATTTAGCCTTTTTCGGTCCAAAATTGCATGGCATTGGTGAATTGATGCGTTTTGAATTGTATGGGACGAATTTTGGATGGAACAGGTCGACTGGAGTTTTCTCTTTCTGTGATTTTAGATAACCAAGGCGggattgtttttaataaacataagattGAAGTCAATTTTCTGAGCTTAagatattgataatatttaataatttaattctccAACTTATTAGTGTtcctaaataaattttgtatatatattaatcttaattagattgtactttttaaattttttaattcaaataaattgttattttattatctatatttAAAGTACTCTCATCATCAATTATAATTCAGTCATTGTaccatataaaattataaatttctttcctaaatattaatcatatatataataataatatatataactcttctcacctaatataaataataatttttttttatttctctctttcacactctatattaattattttctctcacatattatatatatatttttctctcttaatttctcttttacaaatatttataataataataataattcccaaattttctctattaataattattaatttatctctccttctataattactattttttttttctaattaatattataaaaaaaatttataatatacaaaataatattatataaaatatttataatttattagaatcagaaattttgttattttttcggtCAATTAGAATGTGACACGTCATTCCATTTAAAATTCTCTCTCCCAATTTCactctctcaatcatttctttaataatatatatatatttcctcacctaataaaattaataattttaattcgtTCTCTCTTTTCTACtctgtattaattattttctcttacctaatatatatatatatatatatatattaatttctcttttacaaatatttataataataataattcttaaattttctctaataataattactaatttatctctcattttaaaattactatttttttcctaattaatattataatttttttataatatacaaaataatactatataatatatttataatatgatataatatatttattatataaatatataataacatttaatatgatttattaagctgataataaaattacaaattttattttcctaaataataatcatatatataataataataatatatatcttctcTCAcctcatataattaattatttttgttctttctttcatactctatattaattatttttctcacctaatatatatatttttctcttctaacttttttttacaaatatttataatggtaataataataatccttaaaatttctcttataataattactaatttatctctccttctataattactaatttttttcctaaataatatttttattattttatctctcatacatatattatcttttttttattaattttaaataaacttattaataataaatatttatttttttatatatataaatatttataatatacaaaatagtaccatataatatatatatatataataacgtcaATAAAAATTCACATCAAAGTATAATTTACAATTACTTTCTCTCCTACtctatttttgttaattaaattatattaatattaattcaaatttctcattaataaatttacattaaatattaattataaaaccttcaATAAAAcggtataataaaatattaatataaaacctCCAATAAcataaattcttattaatttaacattaaatattaattataaaacctccaacaacATAAATTCTT is part of the Impatiens glandulifera chromosome 1, dImpGla2.1, whole genome shotgun sequence genome and encodes:
- the LOC124919749 gene encoding biotin synthase, mitochondrial-like; amino-acid sequence: MSLLRSISSNGRRTFRWILPYKYSSYSTSPSAAAIHADRTVRQGQRNDWTKDEVKSIYDSPVLDLLFHGAQVHRSAHNFREVQQCTLLSIKTGGCSEDCSYCPQSSRYDTGVKAQKLMNKDTVLEAASKAKEAGSTRFCMGAAWRDTVGRKTNFNQILEYVKQIRGMGMEVCCTLGMLEQQQALELKNAGLTAYNHNLDTSREYYPNIITTRSYDERLETLKHVREAGINVCSGGIIGLGEAEDDRVGLLHTLATLPTHPESVPINALLAVKGTPLEDQKPVEIWEMIRMIGTARIVMPNAMVRLSAGRVKFSMAEQALCFLAGANSIFTGEKLLTTPNNDFDSDQLMFKVLGLVPKPPSFPDHAENCAEEAISNAA